The genomic region CAAAATCTGTTGATGATCGAAGGCTAAATTAGGTAACTTTTCTAGAAAATGCCAAGCGACATGACCACTTTGGGAATTCACAATGTCGGCATCAGCAAACCTGACTAAAGCGAAATAACTAACAGATAGATAACGAACTCCATAACTTTGTTCCGATTCTCTGGGATCTCTACCTGGTCCCCCAAAAGTATATAGTTGTTCTAAATATAGGTTATGAACTCTGATTTTTTCTTCTAAAATTCGATAGGCTGCGTTTTCTAGAGATTCTCCTTTTCTCACTAAAGTTCCAGGTAAAGACCAGTAATTTAAAAATGGTTCATCTCGACGTTTAACTAATAAAACCAAGAGCCGATTCCGAGCGGTATCAACTGAAAAAATAACGTTATCAACACCAACCTTAAAGTCAGCTAATGGCTGTTTTAAAGCATTTTCAACTAAGGCTTGATCGGCTAATTGTGGCATATATATAATTGTTCTCGATCTATATAATCTTTGACAGTAGTAGTTAAGGCTTCCGTGTCTTGAAATTTGCGGTAAGCTGTAGAAGAAACATCTGGGGTGAAGCTAGGCGCGATCGCTACCCTTGCTCCCATTTCTTTTAGTTTAGCTAGAGCGTCTTCTCTAATAGGATTCCCAGGACGAGGTACAATTAGCAAATTCACCTCTTTAAGCAGTTTGGCGGCTAAATACCAACGGGGTAGCTGTAGGATCAGATCGGAACCAACTACTAAAGTCAGTTCTGCTTCTGCCCAAGTTTCCTGAACTTGCTCGATGGTGTTCCAAGTGCGAGTATGGCTCAGTTCGGGATAAACTCCAATATTAGATTTAGGTGGGTCGATATCTTCAATTAATAACCTTAGCATCGCCTCTCGTTGCTTTAAGCTAGTTTGATGACATTTGAAGGGGTTATCTGATGCCCAAACTAAGACGCGATCGTAGTTGTCTCCTAACCAAGAGATAATGGTTTGGTGGGCGGCTG from Merismopedia glauca CCAP 1448/3 harbors:
- a CDS encoding NUDIX hydrolase, giving the protein MPQLADQALVENALKQPLADFKVGVDNVIFSVDTARNRLLVLLVKRRDEPFLNYWSLPGTLVRKGESLENAAYRILEEKIRVHNLYLEQLYTFGGPGRDPRESEQSYGVRYLSVSYFALVRFADADIVNSQSGHVAWHFLEKLPNLAFDHQQILQYGYQRLRNKLEYSPIAFDVLPELFTLNNLYQFYTTILGENFSDYSNFRSRLLKLGFLFDTQEKVSRGAGRPASLYRFDSEAFAPLKDKPLVFI
- a CDS encoding nicotinate-nucleotide adenylyltransferase gives rise to the protein MNKIALFGTSADPPTAAHQTIISWLGDNYDRVLVWASDNPFKCHQTSLKQREAMLRLLIEDIDPPKSNIGVYPELSHTRTWNTIEQVQETWAEAELTLVVGSDLILQLPRWYLAAKLLKEVNLLIVPRPGNPIREDALAKLKEMGARVAIAPSFTPDVSSTAYRKFQDTEALTTTVKDYIDREQLYICHN